A genomic window from Thalassoroseus pseudoceratinae includes:
- a CDS encoding DUF1549 domain-containing protein, with product MGTVWVRCLAIACVCWPIGTLSAADSDRAFTTGSSDAIVEYINSRIQQGWTDNEISASAVADDAEWVRRVYLDIVGHIPPAEEVAEFLENDDKAKRAKLIDELLDSPDYVRNWTNIWTNLTIGRQTPDRVSRLGMRKFFRESFTKNRPWNEIVYDLVSANGHFEQNGAVNYLLAQMQMPDEGVQATAKTTRLFMGIQVQCTQCHNHPFNDWQQSQFWEFNSFFRQMRRIDHERYDERTGRMVDDYSELVQSNLMKPYVTYEKRSGVLEVAYPKFFEDTIEEAQTDLSMDRREKLAELMSKGDQPWVAKAMVNRMWGHFFGYGFTRPVDDMGPHNPASHPELLDRLADEFIKSGYDVKQLVRWIANTEAYNLTSKFNKSNDIDNPGAGEIPLFSHMYIKVFSPEQLYDSLIISTEAHKSGRTSWDSAEQERQRWMQQFVIAFDTDEADEVTQFNGTIPQALMMMNSELIRNAINCQPGSYLHTVLTGPGSASKKLNTLYQATLGRKPTRTEISKFNTVTRGYTSQLDAFQDVFWALLNSNEFILNH from the coding sequence ATGGGAACTGTCTGGGTGAGATGCCTGGCCATCGCGTGTGTGTGCTGGCCGATCGGGACACTCTCGGCGGCCGATTCGGATCGGGCCTTCACAACCGGTTCGTCAGACGCGATCGTCGAGTACATCAATTCCCGTATCCAACAAGGATGGACGGATAACGAGATTTCCGCCTCGGCAGTCGCCGATGATGCGGAATGGGTTCGCCGCGTGTATCTGGACATTGTCGGCCACATCCCTCCCGCAGAAGAAGTCGCGGAGTTCCTTGAGAACGATGACAAAGCCAAACGAGCCAAACTCATCGACGAACTTCTGGATTCTCCCGACTACGTCCGCAACTGGACCAACATCTGGACGAACCTCACCATCGGTCGGCAAACTCCCGATCGTGTGAGCCGACTAGGCATGCGGAAATTCTTCCGTGAGTCATTCACCAAGAACCGCCCTTGGAACGAAATCGTTTACGATCTCGTCTCCGCCAACGGCCACTTTGAGCAAAATGGTGCGGTGAACTACTTGCTTGCTCAAATGCAAATGCCCGACGAAGGTGTGCAAGCCACCGCTAAAACGACTCGGCTGTTCATGGGCATTCAGGTGCAATGCACGCAATGCCACAACCACCCCTTCAACGATTGGCAACAAAGCCAATTCTGGGAGTTCAACAGCTTCTTCCGTCAAATGCGGCGGATCGATCACGAACGCTACGACGAACGAACCGGACGGATGGTCGACGACTATTCCGAATTGGTTCAGTCCAATCTGATGAAACCCTACGTCACCTACGAGAAACGTAGCGGCGTGCTTGAGGTGGCTTATCCAAAGTTCTTTGAAGACACGATCGAAGAGGCCCAAACGGACCTTTCGATGGATCGTCGCGAGAAACTCGCGGAGTTGATGTCGAAAGGCGATCAACCGTGGGTCGCCAAGGCAATGGTCAACCGCATGTGGGGTCACTTCTTTGGCTACGGCTTTACCCGCCCTGTCGACGACATGGGACCACACAACCCTGCGAGCCATCCGGAATTGCTGGATCGTCTCGCCGATGAATTCATCAAGAGTGGTTACGATGTCAAACAACTTGTCCGTTGGATTGCCAATACCGAGGCGTATAACCTGACGAGCAAGTTCAACAAATCCAATGACATCGACAACCCTGGTGCCGGCGAAATCCCACTATTCAGCCACATGTATATCAAGGTGTTCTCGCCGGAGCAGTTGTACGATTCGCTGATCATCTCGACCGAAGCTCACAAGAGCGGACGCACGAGTTGGGATTCCGCCGAGCAAGAACGTCAACGCTGGATGCAGCAATTCGTGATCGCCTTCGACACCGATGAAGCCGACGAAGTCACGCAGTTCAACGGGACCATCCCACAGGCGTTGATGATGATGAACAGTGAACTCATCCGGAACGCAATTAACTGCCAACCCGGTAGTTATCTGCACACGGTTCTGACCGGTCCCGGCAGTGCGTCGAAGAAACTCAACACCCTTTACCAAGCCACGTTGGGTCGCAAGCCGACGCGAACAGAGATTTCCAAGTTCAACACTGTCACACGGGGTTACACCAGCCAACTCGACGCCTTCCAAGACGTCTTCTGGGCTCTGCTCAACAGTAACGAGTTTATTCTGAACCACTAA
- a CDS encoding DUF1501 domain-containing protein — MNLTIPRGMNRRHFMQHLATAATTIPTMQFLSHLQANAAEVKKKQKACILMWMGGGPPTIDIWDLKPGSKNGGEFKPIQTAAPGVQISEHMPNTAKVMDNLSIVRSMSTREADHGRGRYYMHTAYVPNPTVTHPTFGSVVSHELSKQRPELEIPAFVSIGGASNGPGFLGMAHAPFVVDSNGNIRNADMGGLSKQRLNSRLQMLDVVETNFINSDRGDTPKAHREVYQKAVNLMTSDQMKAFKTADETPETVEAYGNNNFGRGLLMARRLVETGVPFIEVSLGGWDLHNDVFNTLRDQRLPVLDQGIAALTNDLKQRGMLDDVVLVWMGEFGRTPRINQNVGRDHWAASWSVMIGGGGLNNGQAVGETDADGVRVVGKSYQPGDVWATVAHALGIPLDTVFTSKRGRPMRIANGAAPIPELIG, encoded by the coding sequence ATGAATCTTACGATCCCGCGAGGCATGAATCGTCGTCACTTTATGCAGCACTTGGCGACGGCGGCCACGACGATTCCGACGATGCAGTTTCTTTCGCACTTGCAAGCGAACGCCGCTGAAGTCAAGAAAAAGCAAAAAGCCTGTATCTTGATGTGGATGGGTGGCGGTCCGCCGACGATCGACATTTGGGACCTCAAACCCGGTTCGAAGAACGGTGGGGAGTTCAAGCCGATTCAAACCGCCGCTCCCGGTGTGCAGATCAGCGAACACATGCCCAATACCGCGAAGGTGATGGACAATCTTTCGATCGTTCGTTCGATGAGTACTCGTGAAGCGGATCACGGTCGCGGTCGGTACTACATGCACACCGCTTACGTTCCTAACCCCACGGTGACTCACCCAACGTTCGGTTCGGTTGTCAGTCACGAATTGAGCAAGCAACGTCCGGAACTCGAAATCCCGGCGTTCGTTTCGATCGGTGGAGCCAGCAACGGTCCCGGTTTCTTGGGCATGGCTCACGCTCCGTTCGTGGTGGACTCCAACGGCAACATCCGTAACGCCGACATGGGCGGCTTGTCCAAGCAACGGCTCAACTCCCGTTTGCAAATGCTCGACGTTGTTGAAACAAACTTCATCAATTCCGATCGGGGCGACACACCGAAAGCGCACCGTGAAGTTTATCAAAAAGCGGTCAATCTGATGACCAGCGATCAGATGAAGGCGTTCAAAACCGCCGACGAAACGCCGGAAACCGTTGAAGCCTACGGCAACAACAACTTCGGTCGTGGTTTGTTGATGGCTCGGCGATTGGTCGAAACCGGTGTGCCGTTCATCGAGGTTAGCCTCGGCGGATGGGACTTACACAACGATGTCTTCAACACCCTCCGGGACCAACGTCTGCCGGTTCTGGACCAAGGGATCGCTGCTCTGACGAACGACCTCAAACAACGTGGCATGCTCGACGATGTCGTGCTCGTTTGGATGGGTGAATTCGGACGAACACCGCGAATCAACCAGAACGTCGGTCGCGACCACTGGGCCGCCAGCTGGAGTGTGATGATCGGTGGGGGTGGCCTCAATAATGGCCAAGCTGTTGGTGAAACCGATGCCGATGGTGTGCGAGTCGTCGGCAAGAGCTACCAACCCGGCGATGTCTGGGCCACGGTTGCTCATGCGTTGGGCATTCCGCTCGATACGGTCTTCACCAGCAAACGTGGTCGTCCAATGCGAATTGCCAACGGTGCCGCTCCAATTCCGGAACTGATCGGTTAA
- a CDS encoding di-heme oxidoredictase family protein has protein sequence MTRRRCLIAGGLLVLGLIAGPIWSTAKETESQEKTAVAEISGAELFQREWLPDDSRSHGGDGLGPVFNDSSCVACHNQGGAGGGGPLGKNVNIISAVFNGVTTPGMIPQPRRSVPEQLFRSLIGLDNNARQPRVIKINDETVAKRRKQLVDEVAAIHPGFRTAGSVVVHHGSTADGYPNWRSKFLNNGFNQFQGVQTFAAPNQALILNESFDAPQAVVQDIEAFALESVPEEAHSHTHQPVQQAVDWQALNNAKMQARNIANHVMQHGNFTVTVTQRNPTALFGIGAMDQVSDEALEAAAKRKFEKFPEVSGRVARLADGRIGRFGWKAQKATLEDFTLTACAVELGLNVPGHAQSGNPLDPEYTSEGYDLTKAECDSLVNYLHDLPAPIKNQPAEKPLVEYLSTGEQLFEQVGCATCHTPELGDAKDIYSDLLLHDMGAQLGDTGSYGVFVPNSPGSEDASPVPQLTELKRMMQPTQQVAEDFGAQGEQAQATKIIGALQQEWRTPPLWGVRDSAPYLHDGRADTLEQAIALHGGEANRSAQMFFSLKPSQRLQLISFLKSLSAPTAELAVR, from the coding sequence ATGACGCGTCGTCGATGCCTGATCGCCGGTGGATTGTTGGTTCTGGGTTTGATCGCCGGACCCATTTGGAGTACCGCGAAGGAGACCGAATCCCAGGAGAAAACCGCGGTTGCGGAAATCTCGGGGGCGGAGTTGTTCCAACGTGAATGGTTGCCCGACGATAGCCGAAGCCATGGGGGCGACGGGTTGGGGCCGGTCTTCAATGACTCTTCTTGTGTGGCGTGTCATAACCAAGGCGGAGCCGGCGGCGGTGGACCGCTTGGTAAGAACGTCAACATTATCTCTGCCGTCTTCAACGGTGTCACCACTCCCGGCATGATCCCGCAACCGAGACGTTCCGTTCCGGAGCAACTTTTCCGCTCGCTGATCGGTTTGGACAACAACGCTCGGCAACCCCGTGTGATCAAGATCAACGATGAAACCGTCGCCAAACGGCGGAAGCAATTGGTTGATGAAGTCGCCGCGATTCACCCTGGTTTCCGCACGGCGGGCAGCGTCGTGGTGCATCATGGTTCGACGGCAGATGGTTATCCGAATTGGCGATCGAAGTTCCTGAACAACGGATTCAATCAGTTTCAAGGAGTCCAAACGTTCGCCGCGCCGAATCAAGCCTTGATTCTGAACGAGTCGTTCGATGCTCCTCAAGCAGTCGTTCAGGACATTGAGGCGTTCGCGTTGGAATCCGTCCCTGAAGAAGCCCATTCACACACACACCAACCCGTGCAACAGGCGGTCGATTGGCAGGCATTGAACAACGCCAAAATGCAGGCCCGGAATATCGCCAATCATGTGATGCAGCACGGCAACTTCACCGTGACAGTCACGCAACGAAATCCGACGGCGTTATTTGGCATCGGGGCGATGGATCAGGTTTCTGATGAAGCTCTCGAAGCCGCCGCGAAACGCAAGTTCGAGAAGTTTCCGGAAGTCAGCGGTCGAGTGGCACGATTGGCCGATGGTCGCATCGGGCGGTTCGGTTGGAAAGCTCAGAAAGCGACTCTCGAAGACTTCACCCTCACAGCTTGTGCCGTCGAACTCGGTTTGAACGTGCCAGGGCATGCCCAGTCCGGTAATCCTCTCGATCCGGAATACACCAGCGAAGGTTATGACCTCACCAAGGCGGAATGCGATTCACTCGTGAACTATCTGCACGACTTGCCCGCGCCAATCAAAAACCAACCCGCTGAGAAACCGTTAGTGGAATACCTTTCGACCGGCGAACAGCTCTTTGAACAAGTCGGCTGTGCAACCTGTCACACCCCGGAACTTGGCGACGCCAAAGACATCTACAGCGATCTTCTGTTGCATGATATGGGGGCTCAACTGGGTGACACCGGCAGCTACGGTGTGTTCGTTCCAAATTCACCCGGTAGTGAAGATGCGAGCCCCGTTCCGCAGCTCACGGAACTCAAGCGAATGATGCAGCCAACACAGCAAGTAGCCGAAGATTTCGGCGCACAAGGCGAACAAGCTCAAGCGACCAAAATCATTGGGGCGTTGCAGCAGGAATGGCGAACTCCACCGCTATGGGGCGTTCGCGACTCCGCACCATATTTGCACGACGGTCGTGCCGACACTTTGGAACAAGCCATCGCTCTTCACGGCGGGGAAGCCAATCGGTCGGCTCAGATGTTCTTCAGCCTGAAACCATCACAACGACTGCAACTGATTTCGTTCTTGAAATCTCTATCGGCTCCGACCGCCGAATTAGCCGTTCGATAG
- a CDS encoding sigma-70 family RNA polymerase sigma factor — MTTSEPSSTDGPSEPPVPEEFVQLFTRNQRRLYLFILAQCPNPVEAEEILQETNVVIWRKFRQFEMGSSFLAWAGRIAHYEVLKFRERRHRDRHRFSDEFVKHVAEEALEESDQLEARRMALLNCLQKLRASDRELIRHRYATGHSGQDVADQLDRPVNSIYQSLSRIRRTLMECINRQLSTERPS; from the coding sequence ATGACGACCTCCGAACCATCATCAACCGATGGACCATCGGAACCGCCGGTTCCCGAGGAGTTCGTACAGCTATTTACACGGAACCAACGAAGGCTTTACCTGTTTATTTTGGCACAATGCCCGAATCCGGTGGAAGCCGAAGAAATCTTGCAGGAAACCAACGTCGTCATTTGGCGGAAGTTTCGACAGTTCGAAATGGGGAGCAGCTTTCTGGCATGGGCCGGCAGAATTGCCCATTATGAAGTGCTCAAATTTCGGGAACGTCGGCATCGAGATCGACACCGTTTCAGTGATGAGTTCGTCAAGCATGTTGCTGAAGAAGCCCTGGAAGAATCCGACCAACTCGAAGCCCGACGAATGGCGTTGTTAAATTGTTTGCAGAAACTGCGAGCCTCCGACCGTGAATTAATTCGGCATCGCTATGCCACTGGCCACAGTGGCCAGGATGTCGCTGACCAACTCGATCGTCCCGTGAATTCGATCTACCAATCATTGAGTCGAATTCGCCGCACACTCATGGAGTGCATCAATCGACAGTTGTCGACGGAACGCCCCTCATGA
- a CDS encoding endo-1,4-beta-xylanase, which yields MRFSIHPVDQLDNWPEIRRAYVRGFDGRVHPTRVEIDGNVVAYRRQNSDSGKLHVALPIEGFGRPMASTSSLPEREEPYILLVELARGKLAQLRDQLAAWNMAGMDVPKDFPPLMQESHELLAEAVSNQDDAPRASEVARQSLETTFRAADVLSKSYIAQRLAVRRARTTHLPASLGCGLGHAPPNPDWEDSFVNAFNAALVPIEWRFIEPEEGKYEWDTNDAQVEWCEKNRLLMTAGPLLDLSPEGLPDWLWQWQHEVLNLQSFVSDFVETAITRYAGRIRFWEVAARANTGGALALSEEDRLSLAARTLEIASQVDQDNQLMVRVDQPWGAYQAKGKHRFSPLQFVDALVRSGVGLSGVNLEVAIGYHPNGCTRRDLLDFSQLIDLWSCLQIPLRVTLAFPSSVQPDEFSKQNQRLDGSAGANAWSDRMQADFVENFLPMLMSKQVVVGIYWTHISDAVPHDFANAGLVRPDGGPKPSLDRIIQYRREYWT from the coding sequence ATGCGGTTTTCGATCCACCCAGTGGATCAACTCGACAACTGGCCCGAAATCCGACGTGCTTACGTGCGCGGTTTCGACGGTCGGGTGCACCCCACGCGTGTCGAAATCGATGGGAACGTCGTCGCGTATCGGCGTCAGAACTCTGACAGTGGAAAGTTGCACGTAGCGTTGCCGATTGAAGGCTTCGGGCGTCCGATGGCCAGCACCTCTTCGCTGCCCGAGCGTGAGGAACCCTACATTTTGCTGGTGGAACTGGCGCGAGGGAAGTTGGCACAGCTTCGCGATCAACTCGCTGCTTGGAACATGGCGGGGATGGATGTTCCCAAAGATTTCCCCCCACTCATGCAGGAGTCGCACGAACTGTTGGCTGAGGCTGTCTCGAACCAGGACGACGCACCGCGTGCCAGCGAAGTTGCTCGACAGTCTTTGGAGACGACATTCCGAGCGGCGGACGTGCTTTCGAAATCGTATATTGCTCAGCGGTTGGCAGTCCGGCGTGCCCGCACGACTCACTTACCGGCTTCGCTCGGATGTGGCTTAGGACATGCCCCGCCCAATCCGGACTGGGAAGACTCGTTCGTCAACGCGTTCAACGCTGCCTTGGTTCCGATTGAATGGCGGTTCATCGAACCCGAAGAAGGCAAATACGAATGGGACACCAACGACGCGCAAGTGGAATGGTGTGAGAAAAATCGATTGCTCATGACCGCCGGTCCGCTGCTTGATCTCTCACCGGAAGGACTTCCCGACTGGTTGTGGCAATGGCAGCATGAAGTTCTGAATTTGCAAAGTTTTGTCAGCGATTTTGTCGAGACGGCAATCACGCGATATGCCGGACGGATTCGATTTTGGGAAGTCGCCGCGCGTGCCAACACCGGGGGAGCCCTCGCGTTATCGGAGGAAGATCGGCTATCGCTTGCAGCCCGCACCTTGGAAATTGCCAGCCAAGTTGATCAAGACAACCAACTCATGGTTCGTGTGGATCAACCTTGGGGAGCCTATCAGGCGAAGGGCAAACATCGCTTCAGCCCATTGCAATTCGTGGATGCACTCGTGCGATCCGGCGTGGGTCTTTCGGGGGTGAATCTCGAAGTGGCCATCGGCTACCACCCAAATGGATGCACCCGACGCGATTTGCTGGACTTTTCTCAACTAATTGACCTGTGGAGTTGCCTACAAATTCCGTTACGGGTCACGTTGGCATTCCCGTCGAGCGTCCAGCCGGACGAATTCTCCAAGCAAAATCAACGTCTCGACGGTTCCGCCGGTGCGAATGCATGGAGCGACCGGATGCAGGCCGATTTCGTCGAGAATTTCCTGCCGATGCTGATGAGCAAGCAAGTCGTTGTTGGCATCTATTGGACGCACATCAGCGACGCGGTGCCCCATGATTTCGCCAATGCAGGTCTGGTTCGTCCGGATGGTGGCCCCAAACCCTCGCTCGACCGCATCATTCAATATCGTCGTGAATACTGGACGTAA
- a CDS encoding 4a-hydroxytetrahydrobiopterin dehydratase, whose translation MATQTPDQLQGKTCKPCEGGVQKMNQQQAKEQIIELAGWKLTRDANWIEKKWVFKNFQQCLNFLNHVGEVAEAEQHHPDLHLEGYKNVRIEISTHAIDGLSENDFILAAKIDGIDLKSL comes from the coding sequence ATGGCGACACAAACTCCTGATCAACTCCAAGGTAAAACCTGCAAGCCCTGCGAAGGTGGCGTGCAGAAGATGAACCAGCAGCAGGCCAAAGAACAAATCATCGAATTGGCCGGTTGGAAGCTGACGCGGGATGCCAACTGGATTGAAAAGAAGTGGGTTTTCAAGAACTTCCAACAATGCTTGAACTTCTTGAACCATGTCGGCGAAGTCGCGGAGGCGGAGCAGCACCATCCCGATTTGCATTTGGAAGGCTACAAGAATGTGAGAATCGAAATCTCCACCCACGCCATCGACGGCCTCTCCGAAAACGATTTCATCCTCGCCGCCAAAATCGACGGCATTGATCTGAAGAGCTTGTAG
- a CDS encoding SDR family NAD(P)-dependent oxidoreductase: MTTIDLSNRTAVVTGGASGIGKATAILLAQHGAQVSIGDYRLDPANDDQFRELGIQQQECDVRDVNAIARLIDGATERTGRLDILVNNAGIAMVKQIGDVSEDDWDKCLDTNLKAAFFGCKAAIPHMSEGGAIVNTASNAGLLPRAHDPVYSISKMSLVALTKSLALCHAGDRIRINCVCPGPVGDTGMVNADLDKAPDREAEAKKFIGASPLAAAYDRMISPQEVAESILYLVSDVSVMVTGTAIAIDGGKSLGVPPK, encoded by the coding sequence ATGACAACCATTGATCTCAGCAACCGAACGGCCGTCGTGACGGGTGGTGCGAGCGGTATCGGCAAAGCCACCGCGATTCTGCTCGCTCAACATGGTGCGCAAGTCTCCATCGGCGATTATCGTTTGGACCCGGCGAACGACGACCAATTCCGTGAACTTGGTATCCAACAGCAAGAATGCGACGTCCGTGATGTCAATGCGATCGCCAGACTCATCGACGGAGCCACCGAGCGAACCGGGCGGTTGGATATTCTCGTCAACAATGCTGGCATTGCGATGGTCAAGCAGATTGGCGATGTCAGTGAAGACGATTGGGACAAATGTCTGGATACGAATCTGAAGGCTGCCTTCTTCGGGTGCAAAGCGGCGATTCCGCACATGAGTGAGGGCGGGGCGATCGTGAACACCGCGAGCAATGCCGGCTTGTTGCCCCGGGCTCACGATCCGGTTTATTCGATCAGCAAGATGTCGCTGGTCGCGTTGACGAAGAGTTTGGCGTTATGTCATGCTGGAGATCGGATTCGCATCAACTGCGTCTGTCCGGGTCCGGTCGGTGATACTGGTATGGTCAACGCGGATTTGGACAAAGCTCCTGATCGTGAGGCGGAGGCGAAGAAGTTTATCGGAGCCAGCCCGTTGGCGGCCGCTTACGATCGCATGATTTCCCCGCAGGAGGTTGCGGAGTCGATTTTGTATCTCGTCAGTGATGTCAGCGTGATGGTCACGGGAACCGCGATCGCCATCGATGGTGGCAAATCGCTTGGCGTGCCACCGAAGTGA
- a CDS encoding DUF1553 domain-containing protein, producing MKNFESPTNPDLLTLLERLCEDRLSDDECEQLEQLVLSDPAASRMYLDYIHLHGALHWDVGSAADLPAIDLSEALPTPVPVPSPRNGRRIATTVAAICAIVTLAVVLNRTLFSPTDVVIGPNEDLASQPDEIAASDALEPMENNRRPNRVMEPVRLIQRDDKPAPQPHREQPAAVAEKSPDAKSSDSLTPRPTEPSGFSTSEMVAFVDGQIRQGWEAAGVAPTDRASDAEWVRRVYLDLAGHIPPAIVVEEFLADPQPNKREQLVNALLDDPDYVRHFATVWTNLLVGRSTERPVHRESLHQFLRRSFAANRPWSEVVSELVAAEGTPVENGAAGFLLAHLNNEAVPATAITARLFLCSQVQCTQCHAHPFNEADQNQFWELNSFFKQTEIETKRVRDRRTGQTVMQDALVSRPVGGPTLYENRRGVMQAAYPKFAGVSISDDAVINRREQLAHLMTSGERPPVARAMVNRMWSHFFGVGFTNPVDDMGPHNPPTHPQLLDRLAEKFVESGYDVKQLIRWICLSEAYQLSSELRSRSKSDPQVTADELDERLFHRMPVRPMTAEQLYDSLLVATKAHYVGSESWEDIELQRRKWLQPFVTTFDTEENDEATNFNGTIPQALMLMNSELVDRALSVDGGTSFRDIVTKPVSDAEKIRQLCLAALSREPLPRELSAARKMLRSRTTQVGNREQAKIEAFQDIFWAFLNSAEFVLIH from the coding sequence ATGAAGAACTTTGAATCCCCAACCAATCCCGACTTGCTCACGCTACTGGAACGGCTTTGCGAAGACCGTCTCAGTGACGACGAATGCGAGCAACTGGAACAATTGGTGCTCTCAGATCCCGCTGCGTCGCGGATGTACCTCGATTACATCCACCTCCACGGTGCCCTGCACTGGGATGTGGGTTCCGCAGCGGATCTGCCAGCGATCGACCTTTCAGAAGCGCTGCCGACACCAGTTCCCGTTCCTTCACCACGAAATGGGCGACGAATCGCGACAACTGTGGCTGCCATTTGTGCGATCGTCACGTTGGCTGTCGTTTTGAATCGAACGCTGTTCTCCCCGACCGACGTCGTCATTGGTCCGAACGAGGATCTCGCATCGCAGCCAGATGAAATCGCTGCTTCTGATGCGTTGGAACCGATGGAAAATAACCGCCGTCCGAATCGCGTGATGGAACCGGTCCGTCTGATCCAACGTGACGACAAACCGGCCCCACAACCGCATCGGGAACAACCCGCAGCCGTGGCAGAGAAGTCGCCCGATGCAAAATCGTCGGACTCGCTCACTCCGAGACCAACGGAACCGTCTGGATTTTCGACTTCCGAAATGGTGGCGTTTGTTGACGGTCAAATTCGACAAGGTTGGGAGGCGGCGGGTGTCGCCCCGACTGATCGAGCGAGCGATGCCGAGTGGGTGCGACGGGTGTATCTTGACTTGGCTGGACACATCCCGCCCGCGATTGTCGTTGAAGAGTTTCTTGCCGACCCCCAGCCGAACAAACGCGAACAGTTGGTCAACGCATTATTGGATGACCCCGACTATGTGCGGCATTTCGCCACGGTGTGGACGAATTTGCTCGTCGGACGTTCGACGGAACGCCCGGTGCATCGCGAGTCGCTTCACCAGTTCCTGCGACGAAGTTTCGCGGCGAACCGGCCGTGGAGTGAAGTGGTTTCCGAACTCGTTGCGGCCGAAGGCACGCCAGTCGAAAACGGTGCCGCCGGTTTTCTGCTGGCTCACTTGAACAACGAAGCCGTCCCGGCAACGGCGATCACGGCTCGATTGTTTCTCTGCTCTCAGGTGCAATGCACGCAGTGTCATGCCCACCCATTTAACGAAGCCGACCAGAACCAATTTTGGGAACTCAACAGTTTCTTCAAGCAGACGGAAATTGAAACGAAACGCGTGCGGGATCGCCGAACCGGTCAAACGGTGATGCAAGATGCGTTGGTATCGCGACCGGTGGGCGGGCCGACATTGTACGAGAATCGTCGCGGTGTGATGCAGGCGGCTTACCCGAAATTCGCGGGTGTGTCGATCAGTGACGACGCTGTCATTAACCGTCGAGAGCAGTTGGCCCATTTGATGACTAGCGGCGAACGGCCACCTGTGGCGCGGGCGATGGTGAATCGAATGTGGTCACACTTTTTCGGTGTCGGTTTCACGAATCCCGTGGACGACATGGGACCGCACAATCCTCCCACGCACCCGCAATTGCTCGACCGACTCGCGGAGAAGTTCGTCGAAAGCGGCTACGATGTGAAGCAGTTGATTCGTTGGATTTGCCTCTCGGAAGCTTATCAGCTTTCGTCGGAATTGCGATCACGGTCAAAGAGTGATCCACAAGTCACGGCCGATGAACTCGACGAGCGGCTTTTCCACCGCATGCCGGTCCGCCCCATGACTGCCGAGCAATTGTACGATTCACTGCTTGTCGCCACGAAAGCTCATTACGTGGGCAGCGAAAGTTGGGAAGACATCGAACTTCAACGCCGCAAGTGGCTACAACCATTTGTGACCACGTTCGACACCGAAGAAAACGATGAAGCCACCAACTTCAACGGAACCATTCCTCAAGCACTCATGCTGATGAACAGCGAGTTGGTTGATCGGGCATTGAGTGTCGATGGTGGCACGTCGTTTCGGGATATCGTCACCAAGCCGGTCAGCGATGCGGAGAAGATTCGCCAACTCTGTCTCGCGGCGCTCTCACGTGAGCCCCTGCCCCGCGAGTTGTCCGCAGCCCGGAAGATGTTGCGGAGCCGAACCACTCAAGTCGGCAATCGGGAACAAGCCAAAATCGAAGCCTTCCAAGATATTTTCTGGGCATTCTTGAACTCCGCCGAGTTCGTTTTGATCCACTGA